The [Eubacterium] eligens ATCC 27750 genome segment GTCTGTGAATAAATAACTATTCCTGTTGGATAATGAGTAAGTCGTACAGCAGAATCAGTTGTATTGACACACTGTCCACCATTACCTGACGCTCGCATAACATCAATACGGATGTCCTTCTCATCAATGTGGATATCAACCTCTTCTGCCTCTGGCATAACAGCTACAGAAGCAGTAGAAGTCTGTATTCGTCCGTTAGATTCAGTTACCGGGATTCTCTGTACTCTGTGTACACCAGACTCATATTTCATGATAGAGTAAGCTCCCTGTCCCTTAACCATGAATTCTACTTCCTTCATTCCACCAATACCGGTTTCATCGCCACTTAATACTTCAACCTTCCAGCCTCTTGCCTGTGCATAGTGTACATACATTCTGAAAAGCTCTGCTGCAAAAAGTGCCGCCTCTTCTCCACCTGCACCCGCTCTGATTTCAACAACAATATCCTTATCATCATTAGGGTCTTTAGGTAAAAGAAGAATCTTTAATTCATGCTCTAATTCTTCTACTCTTGCCTTAGATTCATTAAGCTCTTCCTTCGCCATCTCTTTAAGTTCTTCATCTGTCTCTTCATCAAGAATAGCAAGACTGTCCTCAATATTCTTCTTACAGTTCTTATACTCAGTATAAGTTTCTATAAGTGGTGCAAGACTACTCTGTTCTTTCATAAGCTTTTTGAACTTTTCCTGATCATTAACCACATCAGGATTACCAAGTTCAGCAGTTATATCTTCATATCTGTTGACTGTATCTTCAAGTCTATCAAACATACTCTGTCACTTTTCCTTTCTACATCAATTATATACAATTACTTTCTTCCCATAACAACACGGTCAAAACCAGCAAGATCTTTCACGACAGTTATATCCTTAAAGCCAGCCTTTTTCATTATATCAGAAACATCTGCCGCCTGCTCTGCTCCTATTTCATAACAGAGATATCCATCAGTTTCAAGGAAGTCTCCCGCCTGTGCAGTTATTTTTCTATAAAACATAAGTCCATCTTCCATTCCATCAAGTGCAAGTATAGGATCATGTAATCTGACTTCCTCCTGAAGTCCTTCAATAACCTTAGTTGGTATATATGGAGGATTAGAAACTATTGTATTAAATGTTATATCATGATTTAATTCTTCGAATAAATCACTTCTCATAAAATCAATATTTTCAGCCTCAAGATTATGTTTATTACTCTGTGCAACATTTAGTGCCTTTTCTGAGACATCAACTCCAAGCACTCTGCATTCAGGAAACTTCTTGGCAAGTGTAATTCCTATGCATCCTGAGCCGGTACACATATCAAGAATATAATCTCCACTTCTTGTCACCTTAATCACTTCACCAACTAAAATCTCTGTATCCTGTCTTGGAATAAGGACATCACTGTTAACCATATATTCATAACCATAAAACCATGTTTTTCCAAGGATATGCTGAAGTGGTATATGAGAAGCTCTCTGTTCTATATATTCCTCAAACATGAGAAAATTTTCTTCCGACAATAAACTGTCACCATTGATAAGATAAAAGGTTCTTGTCATGCCATTAATAGCGGATAACAATTCAAAACTGTCATGCTCTGCATTGTCAATTCCTTTATCTTTCAGCATCTGTGTTCCCCAGTTTACGGCCTGTCTAATTGTCATCATATCTACTTATCTTCCAGCCTTTTCTGTTTAAACATAGGAACATCTTCCGGATATTGCTCTTCCGGTTCCTGTCCAGCTTCAAACTCAAATCCTGCAACAACTTCTTCTTCAGATAATTCTTCTCCTTCTTCAGCTTCAGACTGGTTATCTATAACATAAGAAGCTGTATCCATGAATTCAAATCCCTCTATAGCTGATGGAGCATCATGTCCATCTTCACCATATCCATATGAATCTTCTTCTGAATCACTATCATCAAATGAATTATCATAGATAGTACTTTCTGACTCATCACTTACTTCATATACAGAAGAGAAAGTCTCTCTGTCAGTATCATCCATTCCAAACTCTTTTCCAGCCTGGATATATCTTTCCTCAGCAGTCATCTCACTAACAGGTTTCTCTTCTTCCTGTTCCTCTACATCAATTGTTCTTGTCTGTTCATTACCATGAATAAGACTTCCTGATATAGCCAGTTCTGCCTCAGAAGCAACAAGTTCTTCAACAGGATTCTCTGCTTCTGCATAATACTGTGCAAGGAATTCCTTCCAGTCAAATACTTCCTCAACAGCCCTGATAGCAACTTCTATCATATCCGTATCAGGTTCTCTTGTAGTAAGCTTCTGGAACCACATTCCCGGCTTGCTTAATGCTCTTACAAATGCGTTATCATTCTTTCCAGCCCATCTTATGACCTCATACGATACTCCGGCAATGACCGGAATAAGAAGGATTCTGATAACAATCTGTAATGCTGTATTATCAACCCTTATAAATATAAAAAAGATAATACTTATAAACATAACAAAAAATAAAAAGCTTGTTCCACATCTTTTATGATATCTTGAACTGTTCCTGACATTCTCAGGTGTAAGTCTTGCACCATTCTCTATACAGTTGATACATTTGTGCTCTGCACCATGATACATAAAAGTTCTCTTTATATCCTTCATCATTGATATAAGAGAAATATATATAACAAATATAAGCAGTCTTACAATTCCTTCAATAAAATTAAGCAGTGTCTTGGAAACTATGTATTTCGATACCAGCTTAGTTGCAAGATACGGAAGCACCATAAACAAGCCTATTGCAAAAAATATAGAAAGAATAACTGTCACAGCCATAAGCACTGACTCAAATTTATCTTTAAGGAGATTCTTGCCTGCTTCATCAAGCTTGGTTTTCTCCTGCTCTGCAGGATCATCATAAAATGATGCAGAATAATTAATTGTTGAAATTCCCGTAACCAGCGAATCAATAAAATTAACAATTCCTCTTATTATCGGAAGATTAAGCCATGGATGCTTTTCTGTTATAAGCCTGCTCTCTCTAACGACAACCTCAATTTCATTATCAGGTTTTCTGACAGCAATAGAATATTTATCCTTATTGCGCATCATGATTCCTTCAATTACAGCCTGTCCCCCAATTCCTGATGGCTTCATATCACATAACCATACCTTTCTAAAATGTTTTGTATACATTCAAAAAAAGTTGAGGTCCCGAAAAACCTCAACCTTAATTCAAAATTAATTGTTTGATACACCATACTTCTTGTTGAACTTATCAATTCTTCCACGAGTTGATGATGCCTTCTGCTGTCCTGTGTAGAATGGATGGCACTTTGAACAGATTTCTACGTGGATTTCTTCCTTAGTTGAACCTGTTACAAATTCGTTACCGCAGTTACAAACAACCTTTGCCTGATAGTAATCTGGATGGATTCCTTCTCTCATGATTTCACCTCTTTACAAATTATTAAGTATTACAATTGCGAATTCCGCCTTAGGTTCCCTTTCTGTCCCGATGGGACCTATGCGCATTAGACACAATGACCTCTTTATCTGTCATAAACAGCTTTCATATTGTATCACGATGTTACATTATATGCAAGCACTTTTTCAAAAAGTTATAAAAATGCTACAGAAAGAAAGTATACTTTAAATATAATGATTCTTAATTACTGTTCTTACAAGTTCTTCATTATTCTTGGTTTTAACAAAAAGGTCAAGAATTCTCTCTGCTGCCTCATCCGTCTTTAAACCGTTAAGTGCCTTTCTCATAATATCAACAGCTTCCTGTTCTTCTTTGTTAAGCAGTAAATCTTCGCGTCTTGTACTTGACTTTGCTATATCAATAGCTGGAAATACTCTCTTTTCTGACAATTTTCTATCAAGGACAAGTTCCATATTACCCGTACCCTTAAACTCCTCGAATACAACATCATCCATCTTGCTTCCAGTCTCAACAAGTGCTGTTGCCAAAATTGTAAGACTTCCACCCTCACGCATATTTCTTGCCGCACCAAAGAATCTCTTAGGCATGTGGAGTGCTGCCGGATCAAGACCTCCGGAAAGAGTTCGTCCACTTGCCTGAACTGTAAGGTTATATGCCCTTGCAAGTCTTGTAATACTATCAAGAAGTATTATAACATCTGTCTTCTGCTCAACAAGTCTCTTAGCTCTTTCAATAACCATCTCTGATACTCTCTTATGTCTTTCTGGCAACTCGTCAAATGTTGAATATATAACTTCTACATTATCTCCAACTATTGACTCTTTGATATCTGTTACTTCCTCTGGTCGTTCGTCAATAAGAAGAATCATAAGATGCATCTCTGGGTTATTCTTAGTTACTGCATTGGCAATCTGCTTAAGAAGTGTTGTCTTACCCGACTTAGGCTGCGAAACAATCATGCCTCGCTGTCCTTTTCCTATAGGAGATATAAGGTCAACCATTCTCATTGCCACTGTACTTGAATTCTTTTCAAGATGAATTCTTTCATTAGGGAAAATTGGCGTAAGGCTTTCAAATGCCGGTCTTTTCTGTGCAACAGAAGGATCCTTACCATTAACGCTTTCCAGATACATAAGTGCCGAAAACTTTTCACCCGATGTTTTCATTCTCTTAGGTCCCTGAATAATATCACCTGTCTTTAAATTAAACTTTCTTATCTGTGACGGAGAAACATATACATCATTCTCTCCGGGAAGAAAATTCTCACATCTTATAAATCCATATCCTTCTGACAAAACTTCAAGAATACCATCTGCCATAGGCATATCCTGTTCCTGCTTTGACTGCTCCGACCCCTTATGTGACTGTGCATGATAATTATCTTTATGTTCTTCTTTAACATACTGTTCAGACTTCTGATGTGAATATTCTGATGTCTTATGATTGTTCTGTCCGTCAGCTTCATCTTCTGCAACAACACTTGCAACTTCAGCCGGCTCGTTCTTTTCCTCGCCTTCTGCCGCTGCGATAATTGCCTCTATAAGTTCACTCTTTCTCATTGTCGAGATATTCTTAATATTCTTATCCTTTGCAAATTCACGCAATACACTAACTGACAATGTTTCTAACTTTGCCTTCATATAATCCACCTCTGTATTCATCTAAAAATCAATAGGGAAAATGATGCAGAAAACGCATCAAAGATGTATTAATTATACAACATATTATTCTAAAAGAAAAGACTAAAAATGCTTTTTTTAGTCAGAGCAATATGTTATTATATATAATGCTGTTAAAAGCACTAATTATTGAAAGGAAGATTAGATATCATGACTAATGCAGAGAAAGCCTTACAGCTCCATGAAGAGTGGAATGGTAAATTTGAAACAACTCCTAAAATGAAGATTCAGACAAGAGAAGATCTTGCTCTTGCTTATACTCCTGGTGTAGCAGAACCTTGCAAGGTTATTGCCAAGGACAAAGAAGC includes the following:
- the prfA gene encoding peptide chain release factor 1, whose amino-acid sequence is MFDRLEDTVNRYEDITAELGNPDVVNDQEKFKKLMKEQSSLAPLIETYTEYKNCKKNIEDSLAILDEETDEELKEMAKEELNESKARVEELEHELKILLLPKDPNDDKDIVVEIRAGAGGEEAALFAAELFRMYVHYAQARGWKVEVLSGDETGIGGMKEVEFMVKGQGAYSIMKYESGVHRVQRIPVTESNGRIQTSTASVAVMPEAEEVDIHIDEKDIRIDVMRASGNGGQCVNTTDSAVRLTHYPTGIVIYSQTEKSQIQNKEKAFALLRAKLYDIETQKAHDAEADARRSQIGTGDRAEKIRTYNFPQGRVTDHRIGLTLYKLDKIMDGDIQDIIDACIAADQAAKLAKMGED
- the prmC gene encoding peptide chain release factor N(5)-glutamine methyltransferase produces the protein MMTIRQAVNWGTQMLKDKGIDNAEHDSFELLSAINGMTRTFYLINGDSLLSEENFLMFEEYIEQRASHIPLQHILGKTWFYGYEYMVNSDVLIPRQDTEILVGEVIKVTRSGDYILDMCTGSGCIGITLAKKFPECRVLGVDVSEKALNVAQSNKHNLEAENIDFMRSDLFEELNHDITFNTIVSNPPYIPTKVIEGLQEEVRLHDPILALDGMEDGLMFYRKITAQAGDFLETDGYLCYEIGAEQAADVSDIMKKAGFKDITVVKDLAGFDRVVMGRK
- a CDS encoding DUF1385 domain-containing protein, which codes for MKPSGIGGQAVIEGIMMRNKDKYSIAVRKPDNEIEVVVRESRLITEKHPWLNLPIIRGIVNFIDSLVTGISTINYSASFYDDPAEQEKTKLDEAGKNLLKDKFESVLMAVTVILSIFFAIGLFMVLPYLATKLVSKYIVSKTLLNFIEGIVRLLIFVIYISLISMMKDIKRTFMYHGAEHKCINCIENGARLTPENVRNSSRYHKRCGTSFLFFVMFISIIFFIFIRVDNTALQIVIRILLIPVIAGVSYEVIRWAGKNDNAFVRALSKPGMWFQKLTTREPDTDMIEVAIRAVEEVFDWKEFLAQYYAEAENPVEELVASEAELAISGSLIHGNEQTRTIDVEEQEEEKPVSEMTAEERYIQAGKEFGMDDTDRETFSSVYEVSDESESTIYDNSFDDSDSEEDSYGYGEDGHDAPSAIEGFEFMDTASYVIDNQSEAEEGEELSEEEVVAGFEFEAGQEPEEQYPEDVPMFKQKRLEDK
- the rpmE gene encoding 50S ribosomal protein L31, with product MREGIHPDYYQAKVVCNCGNEFVTGSTKEEIHVEICSKCHPFYTGQQKASSTRGRIDKFNKKYGVSNN
- the rho gene encoding transcription termination factor Rho, with translation MKAKLETLSVSVLREFAKDKNIKNISTMRKSELIEAIIAAAEGEEKNEPAEVASVVAEDEADGQNNHKTSEYSHQKSEQYVKEEHKDNYHAQSHKGSEQSKQEQDMPMADGILEVLSEGYGFIRCENFLPGENDVYVSPSQIRKFNLKTGDIIQGPKRMKTSGEKFSALMYLESVNGKDPSVAQKRPAFESLTPIFPNERIHLEKNSSTVAMRMVDLISPIGKGQRGMIVSQPKSGKTTLLKQIANAVTKNNPEMHLMILLIDERPEEVTDIKESIVGDNVEVIYSTFDELPERHKRVSEMVIERAKRLVEQKTDVIILLDSITRLARAYNLTVQASGRTLSGGLDPAALHMPKRFFGAARNMREGGSLTILATALVETGSKMDDVVFEEFKGTGNMELVLDRKLSEKRVFPAIDIAKSSTRREDLLLNKEEQEAVDIMRKALNGLKTDEAAERILDLFVKTKNNEELVRTVIKNHYI